A section of the Chlamydiota bacterium genome encodes:
- a CDS encoding nucleotidyltransferase domain-containing protein, protein MISLRSKITQAVLGYLMMHENAELYVNEMARRLLLDDGNLSKKLKELQREGILNSQLKGKERYYSLNASYPLLNEYKRIILKTVGFEYVLKEVLEKIRGLEHAYLFGSYAQNKMDSASDIDLLVIGNHSTIELQKKMAEVQKSMDREINVISVSELEYEKKQKKDPLFRSIKEKKIQVI, encoded by the coding sequence ATGATCAGTTTAAGATCAAAAATAACGCAAGCGGTTCTTGGCTATCTCATGATGCATGAGAATGCTGAACTTTATGTGAATGAAATGGCCCGCCGCCTTTTGCTGGACGATGGGAATCTTTCTAAAAAACTAAAAGAACTCCAGAGAGAAGGAATTTTAAATAGTCAACTGAAGGGAAAAGAACGATATTATTCTTTAAATGCTTCTTATCCCCTTCTGAACGAGTATAAAAGGATTATTCTCAAAACGGTTGGGTTTGAATACGTTCTTAAGGAGGTTTTGGAAAAAATTCGAGGGCTTGAGCATGCCTATCTTTTTGGCTCCTACGCCCAGAACAAAATGGATTCCGCAAGTGATATTGACCTATTGGTGATTGGGAACCATAGTACGATTGAGTTACAGAAAAAAATGGCCGAAGTTCAAAAATCGATGGATCGTGAAATAAATGTCATTAGTGTAAGCGAACTTGAATACGAGAAGAAACAAAAAAAGGATCCTCTGTTTAGATCAATCAAAGAAAAAAAGATTCAAGTCATATGA
- a CDS encoding glycine--tRNA ligase subunit alpha, whose product MTKTKSKKKTFTFQEMILCLETYWSSRGCVLGQGYDTEVGAGTSNPLTFFMVLGKEPWRVAYTQPSRRPADGRYGDNPNRVYQHHQYQVILKPSPRDVQDLYLASLAALGIHPDSHDIRFVEDDWESPSLGANGLGWEVWCDGMEITQFTYFQQMGGIELHPVSVELTYGLERIAMYLQNVDNVFDLKWNESQTYGALRKHWEYEFSKFNFEVASTSFYFHEFDEREKEAKLLLEQGLIFPAYDSVLKCSHIFNILDARRAMSVTERTGFITRIRVIAKECSQGYLERQM is encoded by the coding sequence ATGACAAAAACAAAATCAAAGAAAAAAACTTTTACCTTTCAAGAAATGATTCTTTGTCTTGAGACTTACTGGTCTTCTCGAGGGTGTGTTTTAGGCCAGGGGTATGACACCGAGGTTGGGGCGGGAACGTCTAATCCCTTGACCTTCTTTATGGTTCTGGGAAAAGAACCCTGGCGGGTGGCTTATACGCAACCTTCTCGAAGGCCTGCGGACGGGCGTTACGGGGATAATCCCAACCGGGTTTATCAACACCATCAGTATCAAGTCATTTTGAAACCTTCACCTCGAGATGTTCAGGATCTTTATCTGGCGAGTCTTGCAGCCCTTGGGATTCATCCAGACTCTCATGACATTCGTTTTGTCGAAGACGATTGGGAATCTCCATCTTTAGGGGCCAATGGCTTGGGGTGGGAGGTTTGGTGCGATGGAATGGAGATTACTCAATTCACTTATTTTCAACAAATGGGTGGAATTGAGCTTCATCCCGTATCAGTAGAACTAACCTATGGCTTGGAGCGAATTGCGATGTACCTCCAAAATGTCGACAATGTTTTTGATTTAAAGTGGAATGAATCTCAGACCTATGGAGCTTTAAGGAAACATTGGGAATATGAGTTTTCAAAATTTAATTTTGAAGTTGCATCAACCTCTTTTTATTTTCACGAATTTGACGAACGTGAAAAAGAGGCAAAACTTTTACTCGAACAGGGTCTCATTTTTCCAGCCTATGATTCTGTTTTAAAATGTTCGCATATTTTTAATATTTTAGATGCCCGTCGAGCGATGAGTGTGACGGAAAGAACAGGTTTTATTACCCGAATTCGAGTAATCGCAAAAGAATGTTCGCAAGGTTATTTGGAGAGGCAGATGTGA